In Macadamia integrifolia cultivar HAES 741 chromosome 5, SCU_Mint_v3, whole genome shotgun sequence, a single window of DNA contains:
- the LOC122078490 gene encoding protein PHLOEM PROTEIN 2-LIKE A10-like codes for MELQLVQKGLDFSRRRKKWLLLFAALGFSGYGAYKVYNLPSVVKKRKRFLKLIGVLISVAEAVSDSSETISVVSRDLKEFLQSDSDEIPTSVKQISKIASSEEFSESMVRVTQALTLGILRGYRSDTSNVDEARTTSSFTDGLMDRIFSTAGSGFASVVVGSFARSLVIAFYSNGQSSGASNPDSHQISASSLGPDLSSPPRWVNAVCTDKCRDLIADCIQLFVSTAVAVFLEKTMDINTYDEIFSGLTNPKHETKMRDILVSVCNGAVETLVKTSHQVLANSNSNPSKSSSSSVVDQREGTRTAGDEVNEALSMEQKDTSSLGGLKQSCWVGKVSSTLAVPSNRRFVLDLTGRVTFETVRSFLEFFIWKLLDGLKKSYSIVHEEVVERGMEVVRYISVKSSVIITVCLALCLHVTGGARVLMPA; via the coding sequence ATGGAGTTGCAGCTGGTGCAAAAAGGATTGGATTTCTCccggaggaggaagaaatggctTCTGCTATTCGCGGCGCTCGGGTTCTCTGGTTATGGTGCCTATAAGGTTTATAATTTGCCTTCCgtagtgaagaagaggaagaggtttTTAAAGCTTATTGGGGTCTTAATTTCCGTGGCCGAAGCGGTATCTGATTCCTCGGAGACGATCTCTGTCGTTTCCAGGGACTTAAAGGAGTTTCTTCAATCCGATTCGGATGAAATTCCCACCAGTGTCAAGCAGATATCCAAAATCGCGAGTTCCGAGGAGTTCTCTGAGTCGATGGTTCGGGTAACTCAAGCTTTAACATTGGGGATTTTGCGAGGTTATCGTTCCGATACCAGTAACGTAGATGAAGCAAGGACCACGTCTAGCTTTACTGACGGGCTTATGGACCGGATTTTCTCTACGGCTGGCTCTGGTTTTGCTTCCGTGGTTGTTGGTAGCTTTGCCAGGAGCTTGGTCATTGCTTTCTACTCAAACGGCCAATCTTCCGGGGCTTCGAACCCCGACAGCCACCAAATTAGTGCCTCCTCTCTTGGCCCTGATTTGTCATCTCCACCAAGATGGGTAAATGCGGTATGTACCGACAAGTGCAGAGACCTCATCGCTGACTGCATCCAGCTATTCGTAAGCACCGCAGTTGCAGTTTTTCTTGAGAAGACAATGGATATCAACACTTATGATGAAATCTTTTCTGGGTTGACCAACCCGAAGCATGAAACGAAAATGAGAGACATATTGGTTTCTGTCTGCAATGGCGCTGTGGAAACTCTTGTGAAAACATCTCACCAAGTGTTGGCAAATTCAAATTCGAATCCAAGTAAAAGTTCCTCTTCCTCAGTGGTTGATCAAAGGGAAGGTACGAGGACTGCTGGGGATGAGGTTAATGAAGCATTGTCAATGGAACAGAAAGACACGAGCTCGTTAGGTGGACTCAAGCAGAGTTGTTGGGTTGGAAAAGTGTCTTCTACATTGGCTGTTCCTAGTAATAGGAGGTTTGTTCTTGATTTGACCGGGAGAGTGACCTTTGAAACAGTAAGATCTTTCCTGGAATTTTTCATATGGAAACTCCTGGATGGTTTGAAGAAGAGTTACAGTATTGTTCATGAGGAGGTTGTTGAGAGGGGCATGGAAGTTGTAAGATATATTAGTGTGAAGTCTTCTGTTATTATTACTGTATGCCTTGCTTTATGCTTGCACGTTACAGGTGGTGCTAGGGTCTTGATGCCAGCTTAA
- the LOC122078895 gene encoding thymocyte nuclear protein 1 isoform X2, which translates to MDGGNKYWLLKTEVGEWSWEDQAANGGISKWDGVKNKQAQKNMKSMRVGDLCFFYHSGPKARRIVGVVSVIREWYMYSCEGQGSKKGGKDEEAGAVDVXAVGEMRRPVDLKEMKADDGLEKGFALFKQPRLSVVPVPNHVWDRLCEIGGGYEPAAVATADDGADIEDE; encoded by the exons atGGATGGTGGGAACAAGTACTGGCTGCTGAAGACGGAGGTGGGAGAGTGGTCGTGGGAGGACCAAGCGGCCAACGGGGGGATATCAAAGTGGGACGGAGTGAAGAACAAGCAAGCCCAGAAGAACATGAAGTCCATGAGAGTCGGCGATCTCTGCTTCTTCTACCACTCTGGTCCCAAAGCACGTCGCATCGTCGGCGTTGTCTCCGTCATCAGGGAGTGGTATATGTATAGTTGCGAAGGCCAAGGTAGCAAGAAGGGTGGAAAGGACGAAGAAGCAGGGGCTGTTGACGTTAN AGCAGTGGGGGAGATGAGGCGACCCGTGGATTTGAAGGAGATGAAAGCAGACGATGGGTTGGAGAAGGGTTTCGCGTTATTCAAGCAACCTCGTTTGTCTGTCGTTCCAGTCCCCAATCATGTCTGGGATCGCCTCTGTGAGATTGGTGGAGGATATGAACCTGCAGCAGTTGCAACTGCAGATGATGGCGCTGATATTGAAGATGAATGA
- the LOC122078922 gene encoding ribosomal RNA small subunit methyltransferase E isoform X1, which translates to MQNLVPRLRFMEILSWRKVSCLRASSMADYPNQSRGGLPRFYSDVLPPCKGNIVRVLGDEFWHITKVLRMGVNDRIELFNGSGGLVKGCIQRIDRTGLDFMALEDPKVIISKSTQWHVFAAFGSLKGGRADWLVEKCTELGASAVTPLLTERSPSITDNRVERLQRVILASVKQSQRLHQLTLNSPIKVGCLLPIVGQSNLSFVAAAEATPLISALNFSRKESSGLIIIGPEGDFTEEEVKMMTDAGATAVGLGPHRLRVETAAMALLATLMLWSDAQQSQDP; encoded by the exons ATGCAAAACCTTGTTCCCCGACTACGTTTTATGGAGATCCTTTCATGGCGAAAGGTTTCTTGTCTTCGAGCATCTTCAATGGCAGATTACCCCAACCAGTCCCGTGGTGGTCTCCCTCGCTTCTACTCCGACGTTCTTCCCCCTTGCAAG GGTAACATTGTTCGAGTACTAGGTGATGAGTTTTGGCATATAACGAAGGTCTTGAGAATGGGAGTGAATGATAG GATAGAGCTCTTCAATGGGTCAGGAGGTCTAGTCAAAGGTTGCATACAAAGGATTGATCGAACTGGGCTGGATTTCATGGCTTTAGAAGACCCCAAAGTAATTATTTCCAAAAGCACTCAGTGGCATGTGTTTGCAGCTTTTG GTAGTCTGAAGGGCGGTCGTGCAGACTGGCTTGTCGAAAAATGCACG GAGCTGGGAGCTAGCGCTGTAACACCTCTACTAACTGAACGTTCTCCATCAATCACAGACAATCGAGTTGAAAGATTACAGCGGGTGATTCTAGCTTCAGTTAAACAAT CTCAACGGTTGCATCAGTTGACTCTGAATTCCCCAATAAAAGTTGGCTGCCTTTTACCTATT GTTGGCCAGTCAAATCTTTCATTTGTTGCGGCAGCAGAAGCAACACCTCTTATCAGTGCCCTTAACTTCTCCAGAAAAGAATCTAGTGGATTGATAATAATTGGACCAGAAGGGG ACTTTACTGAGGAGGAGGTGAAGATGATGACCGATGCAGGTGCTACTGCTGTAGGTCTTGGACCACATCGTTTACGAGTTGAGACTGCAGCAATGGCACTTTTGGCAACTCTGATGTTATGGTCTGACGCTCAGCAATCACAAGATCCTTAA
- the LOC122078210 gene encoding uncharacterized protein LOC122078210 codes for MANQLGNLVESIKSKVRSLKKSKKKPYIKMDKSSSVKVEIRSKKARKLIEKNLKVADRPGKRSIS; via the coding sequence ATGGCGAATCAGTTGGGGAACTTGGTAGAATCCATCAAGTCAAAGGTGAGATCTCTgaagaaatccaagaaaaaacCTTACATAAAGATGGACAAGAGCTCCAGCGTTAAGGTTGAGATCCGAAGCAAAAAGGCCAGAAAGCTCatcgaaaaaaatttgaaagtcGCCGATCGTCCCGGAAAGAGAAGCATCTCTTGA
- the LOC122078922 gene encoding ribosomal RNA small subunit methyltransferase E isoform X2, with amino-acid sequence MAKGFLSSSIFNGRLPQPVPWWSPSLLLRRSSPLQELFNGSGGLVKGCIQRIDRTGLDFMALEDPKVIISKSTQWHVFAAFGSLKGGRADWLVEKCTELGASAVTPLLTERSPSITDNRVERLQRVILASVKQSQRLHQLTLNSPIKVGCLLPIVGQSNLSFVAAAEATPLISALNFSRKESSGLIIIGPEGDFTEEEVKMMTDAGATAVGLGPHRLRVETAAMALLATLMLWSDAQQSQDP; translated from the exons ATGGCGAAAGGTTTCTTGTCTTCGAGCATCTTCAATGGCAGATTACCCCAACCAGTCCCGTGGTGGTCTCCCTCGCTTCTACTCCGACGTTCTTCCCCCTTGCAAG AGCTCTTCAATGGGTCAGGAGGTCTAGTCAAAGGTTGCATACAAAGGATTGATCGAACTGGGCTGGATTTCATGGCTTTAGAAGACCCCAAAGTAATTATTTCCAAAAGCACTCAGTGGCATGTGTTTGCAGCTTTTG GTAGTCTGAAGGGCGGTCGTGCAGACTGGCTTGTCGAAAAATGCACG GAGCTGGGAGCTAGCGCTGTAACACCTCTACTAACTGAACGTTCTCCATCAATCACAGACAATCGAGTTGAAAGATTACAGCGGGTGATTCTAGCTTCAGTTAAACAAT CTCAACGGTTGCATCAGTTGACTCTGAATTCCCCAATAAAAGTTGGCTGCCTTTTACCTATT GTTGGCCAGTCAAATCTTTCATTTGTTGCGGCAGCAGAAGCAACACCTCTTATCAGTGCCCTTAACTTCTCCAGAAAAGAATCTAGTGGATTGATAATAATTGGACCAGAAGGGG ACTTTACTGAGGAGGAGGTGAAGATGATGACCGATGCAGGTGCTACTGCTGTAGGTCTTGGACCACATCGTTTACGAGTTGAGACTGCAGCAATGGCACTTTTGGCAACTCTGATGTTATGGTCTGACGCTCAGCAATCACAAGATCCTTAA
- the LOC122078687 gene encoding phytosulfokines 3-like, which translates to MSKTTTTITTLIVLVVALLLFASLTYAARPDSVLPNHNSPVETKNVDPEANNAAHEVDSCKGLGEEECLMTRSLDAHTDYIYTQDINP; encoded by the exons ATGTCTaagaccaccaccaccatcaccaccctTATTGTCTTGGTAGTAGCTCTTCTGCTCTTCGCCTCTCTAACATATGCCGCTCGGCCAGACTCTGTTCTTCCCAACCACAATTCTCCCGTGGAAACAAAAAATGTG GATCCAGAAGCAAACAATGCCGCTCACGAGGTTGATAGTTGTAAAGGTCTTGGGGAGGAGGAATGCTTGATGACAAGGTCCCTTGACGCTCATACTGATTATATCTACACACAGGATATCAATCCatga
- the LOC122078895 gene encoding thymocyte nuclear protein 1 isoform X1, protein MDGGKKYWLLKTEVGEWSWEDQAANGGISKWDGVKNKQAQKNMKSMRVGDLCFFYHSGPKARRIVGVVSVIREWYMYSCEGQGSKKGGKDEEAGAVDVKAVGEMRRPVDLKEMKADDGLEKGFALFKQPRLSVVPVPNHVWDRLCEIGGGYEPAAVATADDGADIEDE, encoded by the coding sequence atGGATGGTGGGAAGAAGTACTGGCTGCTGAAGACGGAGGTGGGAGAGTGGTCGTGGGAGGACCAAGCGGCCAACGGGGGGATATCAAAGTGGGACGGAGTGAAGAACAAGCAAGCCCAGAAGAACATGAAGTCCATGAGAGTCGGCGATCTCTGCTTCTTCTACCACTCTGGTCCCAAAGCACGTCGCATCGTCGGCGTTGTCTCCGTCATCAGGGAGTGGTATATGTATAGTTGCGAAGGCCAAGGTAGCAAGAAGGGTGGAAAGGACGAAGAAGCAGGGGCTGTTGACGTTAAAGCAGTGGGGGAGATGAGGCGACCCGTGGATTTGAAGGAGATGAAAGCAGACGATGGGTTGGAGAAGGGTTTCGCGTTATTCAAGCAACCTCGTTTGTCTGTCGTTCCAGTCCCCAATCATGTCTGGGATCGCCTCTGTGAGATTGGTGGAGGATATGAACCTGCAGCAGTTGCAACTGCAGATGATGGCGCTGATATTGAAGATGAATGA